One window of the Niallia circulans genome contains the following:
- a CDS encoding DeoR family transcriptional regulator, whose amino-acid sequence MKPSTNRMLNRIKSVYMFISKRGTVTTQELVEEFGITPRTIQRDLNVLAYNDLVQSPSRGKWTTTRKKVKMTS is encoded by the coding sequence TTGAAACCTTCAACTAACCGGATGTTAAACCGTATCAAATCCGTCTACATGTTTATTAGTAAGCGTGGAACTGTCACAACACAAGAGCTAGTGGAGGAATTTGGTATTACTCCGCGAACGATTCAAAGAGATTTGAATGTGTTAGCTTATAATGACTTGGTACAAAGTCCAAGTCGTGGAAAATGGACAACAACTAGAAAAAAAGTAAAAATGACATCCTAA
- a CDS encoding pseudouridine synthase → MRIDKMLANLGYGSRKEVKMLLKNKAVKVNDVIIKDAKHQVDPEKDEVSLNNEIVEYKEFIYLMMNKPPGIISATEDTREETVVDILQIEDSVYNPFPVGRLDKDTEGLLLLTNDGKLAHRLLSPKKHVPKTYFAVISGKVGEEDIEAFKKGVVLDDGYLTKPGHLVILKAGETSDIELTISEGKFHQVKRMFESVGKKVVYLKRISMGPLELDETLELGEYRELTEEEIELLRNYEVNN, encoded by the coding sequence ATGCGAATAGATAAAATGCTCGCTAATTTAGGGTACGGAAGTAGAAAAGAAGTGAAAATGCTCCTGAAAAATAAGGCAGTAAAAGTAAATGATGTAATTATTAAAGATGCTAAGCATCAAGTAGATCCGGAAAAGGATGAAGTATCGTTAAATAATGAAATAGTCGAATACAAAGAGTTTATTTACTTAATGATGAATAAGCCACCTGGCATTATTTCTGCAACTGAAGATACAAGAGAAGAAACAGTGGTAGACATTCTGCAAATAGAGGATTCCGTTTATAATCCATTTCCTGTAGGAAGGTTGGATAAGGATACAGAAGGCTTACTTCTGCTCACAAATGATGGCAAATTAGCACATCGTTTATTATCTCCCAAAAAACACGTTCCGAAAACGTACTTTGCCGTTATAAGTGGGAAAGTAGGCGAAGAGGATATCGAGGCATTTAAAAAGGGCGTTGTTTTAGATGATGGATACCTTACGAAGCCTGGTCACCTAGTAATATTAAAAGCTGGCGAAACTTCTGATATTGAACTAACGATTTCAGAAGGGAAATTTCATCAAGTGAAAAGAATGTTTGAAAGTGTTGGGAAAAAAGTTGTTTATTTAAAGCGGATTTCCATGGGACCATTGGAACTGGATGAAACACTAGAGCTTGGAGAATATCGGGAGTTGACAGAAGAAGAAATAGAGCTGTTAAGAAACTATGAAGTAAATAATTAG
- a CDS encoding putative polysaccharide biosynthesis protein, which produces MSSKLLKGTFILTLGTIISKALGLFYVIPFNMIVGKQGTVLYQYSYVAYTIVISIATAGIPLAVSKFISKYNAMGEYKVGRRLFKSGLVIMLASGVLSFLALYAAAPFLAGLIISDDDLTSTVGQVTTVIRAVSFALIVVPFMSLIRGFFQGHDAMAPSAVSTVIEQIVRIVFLLGGSAIVLFILKGKLITAVSISVFAAFVGAIGGLAVLLLYWRKSKDEYDNLLLYDKGMQTDIRLRSMYKEILLSAAPFVFVGVANPLFQAIDTVTFNRAMSSIGLSSISETALNIFNYQTHKIIIIPVSLATGFSMALIPMITRAFIKEDHTDLATNLNQTFQVLLFITLPACIGLSVLAEPVYRLFYGTEDLLMGAEVLRLYAPVAILFSLYPVTASILQGLNEQRFTILSLLVGILIKLSLNIPFIERWETNGAILATSLGYTVSILINLGVIKAYANYSYKIVIRRSILIIGFSVMMYIVTNIVYSLLRLFLSTESVVASLLMVVIVAIFGVLMYVYLAYRSKLIYRIFGEQANKIKQKLRLPF; this is translated from the coding sequence ATGTCATCAAAATTGCTTAAAGGCACATTTATTTTAACACTTGGGACCATTATATCCAAAGCGTTAGGGTTATTTTATGTTATACCATTCAATATGATTGTCGGAAAACAAGGGACAGTGCTATATCAATATTCTTATGTAGCTTATACTATTGTAATAAGTATTGCAACAGCTGGTATTCCATTGGCTGTAAGTAAATTTATTTCGAAATATAATGCAATGGGAGAATATAAAGTAGGAAGAAGATTATTTAAGTCAGGATTAGTGATCATGCTGGCAAGTGGGGTCCTGTCTTTTTTAGCTTTATATGCAGCAGCTCCCTTTTTAGCAGGGCTTATTATATCAGATGATGACTTGACCTCAACCGTAGGGCAGGTTACAACAGTTATCCGTGCAGTAAGCTTCGCATTGATTGTCGTTCCATTTATGAGTTTAATCAGAGGCTTTTTTCAAGGGCATGATGCAATGGCACCTTCAGCTGTCTCGACAGTAATCGAGCAGATTGTTCGGATTGTTTTCTTACTTGGCGGATCAGCAATTGTTCTGTTTATATTAAAAGGAAAATTGATTACTGCAGTCAGTATTTCCGTTTTTGCAGCATTTGTCGGTGCAATAGGTGGACTTGCTGTGCTGTTATTGTATTGGCGAAAAAGTAAAGATGAGTATGATAATCTTTTATTATATGATAAAGGCATGCAGACAGATATTCGTCTGCGCTCTATGTATAAAGAAATTCTCTTGTCTGCTGCTCCATTTGTTTTCGTGGGAGTGGCGAATCCGTTATTTCAGGCAATCGATACCGTTACTTTTAACCGTGCGATGAGTAGTATTGGGCTAAGTTCAATCTCTGAAACTGCCTTAAATATTTTTAATTACCAAACCCATAAAATCATTATTATTCCCGTATCGCTTGCAACTGGTTTTTCGATGGCATTAATTCCAATGATTACAAGAGCCTTTATAAAAGAGGATCATACCGATCTTGCCACAAACTTAAATCAAACTTTCCAAGTCTTATTATTTATTACGTTGCCCGCATGTATTGGTCTTTCTGTTCTAGCAGAGCCAGTGTATCGGTTGTTTTATGGGACAGAAGATCTTCTAATGGGTGCAGAAGTGCTAAGATTGTATGCTCCTGTTGCCATTCTTTTTTCCCTTTATCCAGTTACCGCGTCCATCTTACAAGGGTTAAATGAGCAACGATTTACTATATTAAGTTTATTAGTAGGGATTTTAATTAAATTAAGTTTAAATATCCCGTTTATAGAAAGATGGGAAACAAATGGCGCTATCCTTGCAACTTCATTAGGGTATACAGTATCTATCCTCATTAATTTAGGGGTAATAAAGGCATACGCAAATTATTCCTATAAAATAGTTATTCGAAGAAGCATTCTCATCATTGGATTTTCGGTAATGATGTATATTGTAACAAATATTGTCTATTCATTACTCCGGTTATTTTTATCAACAGAGTCCGTTGTAGCTTCTTTATTAATGGTTGTTATTGTAGCTATTTTTGGAGTTCTCATGTACGTATATTTAGCTTACCGCTCTAAATTGATTTATCGCATTTTTGGAGAGCAAGCTAATAAAATAAAACAAAAATTAAGACTTCCTTTTTAA
- a CDS encoding NAD(P)/FAD-dependent oxidoreductase, protein MQYDVIVIGGGPSGLMAAIGAAEQQAKVLLIDKGNKLGRKLAISGGGRCNVTNRLPIEEIIKHIPGNGRFLYSGFSEFNNEDIIAFFEKLGIALKEEDHGRMFPVSNKAQSVVDALLSELDRLGVTIQTNSPVKTVNYHENKTKTVILQNGETKTCKSLIIAVGGKSVPHTGSTGDGYAWAKKAGHTITDLFPTEVPITSKEAFIQNKTLQGVSLRDVALSVLNPKGKPIITHQMDMIFTHFGISGPAVLRCSQFVVKAKKKWNLGEVKVSIDSFPDKKEEELFQDTMTLLKTEPKKAIKNTLKGLLIERYLLYLLELANIDPAAPCATISQDKIRVFVGLCKAFTFDVNGTLPIEKAFVTGGGVSIKEIAPKTMESKMTEGLFFCGEILDIHGYTGGYNITSAFVTGRLAGVNAALVAKSE, encoded by the coding sequence ATGCAATATGATGTAATCGTGATTGGCGGAGGACCATCAGGATTAATGGCCGCAATTGGAGCGGCAGAACAACAGGCGAAAGTATTACTAATTGATAAAGGAAATAAGCTTGGCAGAAAATTAGCCATTTCAGGTGGAGGACGCTGCAACGTAACTAATAGGCTTCCAATAGAGGAAATCATAAAGCATATACCTGGAAATGGGCGTTTTCTCTACAGTGGATTTTCTGAATTTAACAATGAAGATATTATCGCTTTTTTCGAAAAGCTGGGGATTGCTTTAAAGGAAGAGGATCACGGCAGAATGTTTCCTGTTTCCAACAAAGCACAGTCAGTCGTAGATGCCTTATTAAGCGAACTAGATAGATTAGGGGTAACTATTCAGACCAATTCCCCAGTAAAGACAGTAAACTATCATGAAAATAAAACAAAAACGGTGATTCTACAAAATGGTGAAACTAAAACCTGTAAGTCACTGATCATTGCAGTTGGTGGCAAATCTGTACCACATACTGGTTCAACAGGGGATGGATATGCATGGGCTAAAAAAGCAGGGCATACAATAACGGATTTATTTCCAACAGAAGTACCTATCACTTCGAAAGAAGCATTTATTCAAAATAAAACCTTACAAGGGGTTTCACTAAGAGATGTAGCATTAAGTGTACTTAACCCGAAAGGCAAACCTATTATTACCCATCAAATGGATATGATATTCACCCACTTTGGCATTAGTGGTCCAGCCGTATTACGATGCAGCCAATTTGTCGTGAAGGCAAAGAAAAAATGGAATTTAGGGGAAGTGAAAGTTTCCATTGACTCATTTCCTGATAAGAAAGAAGAAGAGCTTTTTCAAGATACAATGACATTGCTGAAAACTGAACCAAAGAAAGCAATTAAAAATACGTTAAAAGGTCTATTAATAGAACGATATTTATTATATTTGCTGGAGCTAGCAAATATCGATCCAGCAGCTCCATGTGCAACTATTTCTCAAGATAAAATTAGAGTCTTTGTTGGTCTATGTAAAGCTTTCACCTTTGATGTAAACGGAACGTTACCGATAGAAAAAGCTTTTGTCACTGGCGGTGGTGTATCTATAAAGGAAATTGCTCCTAAGACAATGGAATCGAAAATGACGGAAGGATTGTTCTTCTGTGGTGAAATATTAGATATTCACGGATATACTGGAGGTTATAATATTACATCAGCTTTTGTAACAGGAAGGCTGGCAGGTGTCAATGCTGCTTTAGTTGCTAAAAGTGAATAA
- a CDS encoding sporulation protein Cse60: MIKVKLFDQEHEKDLELQMNKFLQKIDEKKLIDIKYNVAAMQEDEEDQIYCFSSMIIYRT, encoded by the coding sequence ATGATTAAAGTAAAATTATTTGATCAAGAGCACGAGAAGGATCTAGAATTACAGATGAATAAATTTTTACAGAAAATAGATGAGAAGAAATTAATCGATATCAAATACAATGTCGCAGCCATGCAAGAGGATGAGGAGGATCAAATCTATTGTTTTTCCTCCATGATTATTTACAGAACTTAA
- a CDS encoding rhodanese-like domain-containing protein, with protein MDTIKTITTEELEEKLTNEEKLELVDVREDEEVAEGIIPGAKHIPMNSIPENLDYFSKDKEYIMICRSGRRSENVCYYLQDQGFKVVNMEGGMLNWHGKTV; from the coding sequence ATGGATACGATAAAAACAATTACTACTGAGGAATTAGAGGAAAAGCTGACTAATGAAGAAAAGCTAGAATTAGTTGACGTTCGGGAAGACGAAGAAGTAGCAGAAGGAATTATTCCTGGAGCAAAACACATTCCGATGAATAGCATCCCTGAAAATTTAGATTACTTTTCAAAAGATAAAGAATATATCATGATTTGCCGCTCAGGTAGACGAAGTGAAAATGTATGTTACTATTTGCAAGACCAAGGCTTCAAAGTGGTAAATATGGAAGGCGGCATGCTAAATTGGCATGGCAAAACAGTTTAA
- the leuS gene encoding leucine--tRNA ligase, which translates to MSFNHQKIEQKWQKFWEENKTFKTSEEKSKKKFYALDMFPYPSGAGLHVGHPEGYTATDILSRMKRMQDFNVLHPMGWDAFGLPAEQYALDTGNHPAEFTQKNIDTFRRQIKSLGFSYDWDREINTTDPEYYKWTQWIFLKLYEMGLAYVDEVAVNWCPALGTVLANEEVIDGKSERGGHPVERRPMRQWVLRITAYADRLLEDLDEVDWPESIKEMQRNWIGRSEGAEVTFRIDNHDESFTVFTTRPDTLFGATYAVLAPEHALVEKITTSEQKADVEAYLEKVKSKSDLERTDLAKEKTGVFTGAYAINPANGEKMPIWIADYVLVSYGTGSIMAVPAHDERDYEFAKTFGLPIKEVVAGGNVETEAYTGDGEHVNSDFLNGLNKEEAIIKMINWLEEKEIGTKKITYRLRDWLFSRQRYWGEPIPIIHWEDGTMTGVPEEELPLTLPETSEIKPSGTGESPLANISEWVNVVDPVTGKKGRRETNTMPQWAGSSWYYLRYIDPKNNKQIADPEKIKEWLPVDMYIGGVEHAVLHLLYARFWHKVLYDLGVVPTKEPFQKLYNQGMILGENNEKMSKSKGNVVNPDEIVASHGADTLRLYEMFMGPLDAAIAWSTNGLDGSRRFLDRIWRLLVDDNGELTSKVQDIEEMKALDKIYHQTVKKVTEDFEALRFNTAISQMMVFINECYKADRIPKKYVEGFVKLLSPICPHITEELWQIITGSNQSIAYEAWPAYDEAKLVDDEVEIVIQINGKVKAKLMVPADANKDALEQIAMEDSQVKEQIDGKQVRKVIAVPGKLVNIVAN; encoded by the coding sequence ATGAGTTTTAATCATCAGAAAATAGAACAGAAATGGCAAAAGTTTTGGGAAGAAAACAAGACTTTTAAAACAAGTGAAGAAAAAAGCAAGAAAAAGTTTTATGCTTTAGATATGTTTCCATACCCATCTGGAGCAGGACTGCATGTTGGGCATCCAGAAGGCTATACAGCAACAGATATTCTCTCGCGTATGAAAAGGATGCAGGATTTTAATGTTCTTCATCCAATGGGGTGGGATGCATTTGGTTTACCTGCAGAACAATATGCGCTAGATACTGGTAACCATCCAGCTGAATTCACACAAAAAAACATCGACACATTCCGCCGTCAAATTAAATCATTAGGCTTTTCCTATGATTGGGATCGCGAAATTAACACAACAGATCCAGAATATTATAAGTGGACACAATGGATTTTTCTCAAATTGTATGAAATGGGCTTAGCTTATGTCGATGAAGTAGCAGTAAATTGGTGTCCAGCATTAGGAACGGTTCTAGCTAATGAAGAAGTTATTGATGGTAAGAGTGAACGTGGTGGACATCCAGTAGAAAGACGTCCGATGCGTCAATGGGTATTAAGAATAACAGCATATGCTGATCGTTTGTTAGAAGATTTAGATGAAGTAGATTGGCCAGAAAGTATTAAAGAAATGCAAAGAAATTGGATTGGGCGTTCAGAAGGAGCAGAAGTTACCTTCCGAATTGACAATCATGATGAGTCATTCACTGTCTTTACAACAAGACCAGATACATTATTTGGTGCAACTTATGCTGTGCTTGCTCCTGAACATGCTTTAGTAGAGAAAATTACAACTTCAGAGCAAAAGGCAGATGTAGAAGCTTACTTAGAAAAGGTTAAAAGTAAGAGTGATTTAGAAAGAACGGACTTAGCGAAAGAGAAGACGGGTGTATTTACTGGTGCTTACGCGATCAATCCAGCAAATGGCGAAAAAATGCCAATCTGGATCGCTGATTATGTCCTTGTCAGCTACGGTACAGGAAGTATTATGGCTGTACCTGCACATGATGAAAGAGACTATGAATTTGCTAAAACATTTGGTTTACCAATTAAAGAAGTGGTAGCTGGAGGAAATGTAGAAACAGAGGCCTATACTGGTGATGGGGAACATGTAAATTCTGATTTTCTAAATGGTTTAAATAAAGAAGAAGCTATTATCAAAATGATTAATTGGTTAGAAGAGAAAGAAATAGGAACGAAGAAAATCACTTATAGACTTCGTGATTGGCTATTTAGCCGCCAGCGTTATTGGGGTGAGCCAATTCCTATTATCCATTGGGAAGATGGCACAATGACAGGTGTTCCAGAAGAGGAATTACCATTGACACTTCCAGAAACATCTGAAATTAAGCCATCTGGAACAGGTGAATCTCCGTTAGCGAATATTTCAGAATGGGTAAACGTAGTTGATCCAGTTACTGGCAAAAAAGGCAGACGTGAAACAAATACCATGCCGCAATGGGCTGGAAGCAGCTGGTATTACTTGCGTTATATTGATCCGAAAAATAACAAGCAGATTGCTGACCCTGAGAAAATTAAAGAATGGCTACCAGTTGATATGTATATTGGTGGAGTAGAACACGCTGTCTTGCATCTTTTATATGCACGCTTCTGGCATAAAGTACTTTATGATTTAGGTGTTGTTCCTACGAAAGAACCATTCCAAAAATTATATAATCAAGGAATGATCCTCGGTGAAAATAATGAAAAAATGAGTAAATCAAAAGGAAATGTCGTAAATCCAGATGAAATTGTAGCTAGTCATGGTGCAGATACACTTCGTCTGTATGAAATGTTTATGGGACCATTAGATGCTGCAATTGCATGGTCAACAAATGGACTTGATGGTTCAAGAAGATTCCTAGATCGAATTTGGCGATTGTTAGTTGATGATAATGGAGAGCTTACTTCTAAAGTTCAAGATATAGAGGAAATGAAGGCGCTAGATAAAATTTATCATCAAACAGTGAAAAAGGTAACAGAGGATTTTGAAGCACTTCGCTTCAATACGGCCATTTCGCAAATGATGGTGTTTATCAATGAATGTTATAAAGCAGATCGTATTCCGAAGAAATATGTGGAAGGATTCGTGAAGTTGCTTTCTCCAATTTGCCCGCATATTACTGAAGAGCTATGGCAGATCATTACTGGTTCTAATCAATCCATTGCCTATGAAGCATGGCCTGCATATGATGAAGCAAAATTGGTTGATGATGAAGTCGAAATTGTCATACAAATTAACGGTAAAGTGAAAGCGAAACTAATGGTTCCAGCGGATGCTAATAAAGATGCGTTAGAGCAGATTGCTATGGAAGATAGCCAAGTTAAAGAGCAGATTGATGGCAAGCAAGTACGTAAAGTTATTGCCGTTCCTGGTAAATTAGTTAATATCGTTGCAAATTAA
- a CDS encoding GNAT family N-acetyltransferase, which yields MKRIPLSMVIKDLSHIPQYPLPAEFRIRLFEKGDEHHWAFVEASVDEFESEEAALAHFYKEFGPYIDEMTNRCLFIENKNGEVIGTTTAWYGDLKGDGEITGRIHWVGIVPAYQGQKLSKPLLSAAMNILAKYHSKAYLTSQTTSYQAVNMYLNYGFKPFITAPSCHEAWSLLEDTLERKILK from the coding sequence ATGAAAAGAATTCCACTTAGTATGGTGATAAAAGATTTGTCGCATATTCCTCAATACCCGCTTCCAGCTGAATTTCGAATTAGGTTATTTGAAAAAGGTGATGAACATCATTGGGCATTTGTGGAGGCGAGTGTAGATGAATTTGAAAGCGAAGAAGCTGCTTTAGCGCATTTTTATAAAGAATTTGGACCATATATTGATGAAATGACAAATAGATGCTTGTTCATCGAGAATAAAAATGGAGAAGTGATTGGAACAACAACGGCATGGTATGGTGACTTAAAAGGAGATGGAGAAATAACAGGAAGAATTCATTGGGTAGGAATTGTCCCTGCATATCAAGGACAGAAACTCTCCAAACCTTTACTAAGTGCGGCGATGAATATCTTGGCTAAATATCACTCAAAAGCATACCTTACATCGCAAACAACAAGTTACCAAGCGGTTAATATGTACTTAAACTATGGGTTTAAGCCGTTTATCACTGCTCCGAGCTGTCATGAAGCTTGGTCCTTATTAGAGGATACTTTAGAGCGAAAAATATTAAAGTGA
- a CDS encoding N-acetylmannosamine-6-phosphate 2-epimerase produces the protein MIEKLKGGLIVSCQALDSEPLHGSEFMAAMALAAKIGGAVGIRANGYSDIKRIKEKVDLPIIGILKKHYPGYDAFITTTKADAQLVADAGADIIAIDATDRSRAEDLQELIDFIKDNLNKKVMADVSTLEEGIRAETMGCDFVGTTLAGYTVKTQHLKNGPAFELLDNLVKAVNVPIIAEGRIETPEDARKALELGAFFVVVGGAITRPQEITKRFVKGMNS, from the coding sequence ATGATTGAGAAACTAAAGGGAGGTTTAATCGTTTCTTGCCAAGCATTGGATTCTGAGCCATTACATGGTTCAGAATTTATGGCTGCAATGGCGCTTGCTGCAAAAATAGGGGGAGCTGTAGGAATCAGAGCAAACGGTTACTCGGATATCAAAAGAATTAAAGAGAAAGTAGATTTACCTATTATAGGGATTCTAAAAAAACATTATCCAGGCTATGATGCATTTATTACCACAACTAAGGCAGATGCACAGCTTGTGGCTGATGCGGGCGCCGACATTATTGCGATAGATGCAACCGACCGTTCAAGGGCAGAAGATCTACAGGAATTAATTGATTTTATAAAGGATAACCTTAACAAAAAAGTTATGGCGGATGTTTCCACTCTAGAGGAAGGTATACGTGCAGAGACTATGGGTTGCGATTTCGTTGGTACTACCCTAGCTGGATATACAGTGAAAACGCAACATTTGAAAAATGGTCCAGCCTTTGAATTATTAGATAATCTTGTTAAAGCAGTAAACGTTCCTATCATAGCTGAGGGGAGAATTGAAACCCCAGAAGATGCCAGAAAGGCATTAGAGCTTGGTGCTTTTTTTGTTGTAGTAGGTGGAGCAATTACACGTCCTCAGGAAATAACTAAACGATTTGTAAAGGGTATGAACAGCTAA
- a CDS encoding amidase: protein MSDFGAYIDKNISLKPMKRGNLDGLTFAVKDVFAIKDYLSSAGNPDWLSSYPPAKETAPVITSLLNNGARLQGITITDELMYSLNGENFHYGTPVNPKAPNRIPGGSSSGSAVTVAAKRTDFSLGTDTGGSIRIPSSYCGIYGIRPSHGAVNIEGVIPLAKSFDTVGWMANDAEILNEVGKVLLPAQRDGSFTRFIMGSDAWALADQEVHKAFAPLLEKLKQSVPNYTTTVIAEEGLQEWSEVFRMLQGKEIWQEHGEWIQKVKPTFGPGIAERFKWASTIKDEDLAPYHQLRRKIQQRMEELLKDDAVLIIPTAPGIAPLLNLPVYELEERRKQTFQLCCIAGLTGFPQVNIPLTTSNGVPVGLSLIASRNQDRNLLRLVAEWVKKW, encoded by the coding sequence ATGAGTGATTTTGGTGCATACATAGATAAAAATATTTCATTGAAACCAATGAAACGAGGAAACTTGGACGGGTTGACTTTCGCTGTAAAGGATGTTTTTGCTATTAAAGATTATCTTTCCTCGGCTGGGAATCCAGATTGGCTTTCTAGTTATCCTCCTGCTAAAGAAACAGCACCTGTGATTACTAGCTTGCTGAATAATGGTGCCCGGCTGCAAGGTATAACAATCACAGATGAATTGATGTATAGTTTAAATGGAGAAAATTTTCATTACGGAACTCCAGTTAATCCTAAGGCCCCTAATAGAATTCCAGGTGGATCCTCCAGTGGTTCAGCTGTAACAGTTGCTGCAAAACGGACAGATTTCTCTTTAGGGACAGATACAGGAGGATCGATAAGAATTCCATCTTCTTATTGTGGAATTTATGGAATCCGCCCTTCCCATGGAGCAGTGAATATAGAAGGAGTAATCCCTCTTGCAAAAAGCTTTGATACCGTTGGATGGATGGCAAATGACGCAGAAATTCTAAATGAAGTTGGAAAAGTGCTTTTGCCTGCCCAAAGAGACGGCTCTTTTACGAGATTTATCATGGGAAGTGATGCATGGGCATTGGCAGACCAAGAAGTTCATAAAGCCTTTGCTCCTTTATTGGAGAAATTAAAACAGTCGGTACCTAATTATACAACAACGGTTATAGCAGAAGAAGGTCTGCAAGAGTGGTCTGAGGTCTTTAGAATGCTACAGGGCAAAGAAATTTGGCAGGAGCATGGAGAATGGATTCAAAAAGTAAAGCCTACGTTTGGGCCAGGCATAGCAGAAAGATTTAAGTGGGCGAGTACAATAAAAGACGAAGATTTAGCACCATATCATCAGTTGAGACGTAAAATTCAGCAAAGAATGGAAGAACTGCTTAAAGATGACGCAGTTTTGATCATTCCTACAGCTCCAGGAATCGCACCTCTTTTAAATCTACCTGTTTATGAATTAGAAGAAAGAAGAAAGCAAACCTTTCAGTTGTGCTGTATTGCAGGATTAACGGGTTTCCCCCAAGTGAACATACCATTAACTACAAGCAATGGAGTACCAGTAGGTCTTTCTCTTATAGCTAGTAGAAATCAAGATAGAAATTTACTTCGATTAGTAGCTGAGTGGGTAAAGAAATGGTAA
- a CDS encoding histidine phosphatase family protein: protein MTKICLIRHGETDWNALGRIQGKTDIPLNENGKKQAEQCRDYLKHSDWDVIVTSPLKRAKQTALIINEALQLEVVEMDEFMERSFGDAEGKTREERAILYPDHHYPNQESREALVKRLTGGLEKILCRFPNEKVLLVAHGAVIHTLLTIVSEESLKIEKYLSNACISNIQYKEKRWEVKNYNLVDHLVEIHE from the coding sequence ATGACAAAAATATGTTTAATAAGGCATGGAGAAACAGATTGGAATGCACTGGGAAGGATTCAAGGAAAAACGGATATCCCATTAAATGAAAATGGAAAGAAGCAGGCAGAACAATGCCGTGACTATTTAAAGCATTCAGATTGGGATGTCATTGTTACAAGTCCTCTTAAAAGAGCAAAGCAAACAGCGTTAATTATAAATGAAGCTTTGCAACTAGAAGTGGTAGAAATGGATGAATTCATGGAGCGCAGTTTTGGCGATGCGGAAGGGAAAACAAGAGAAGAACGAGCGATTCTTTATCCAGATCATCACTATCCAAACCAGGAATCAAGAGAAGCCCTTGTCAAAAGACTAACTGGCGGCCTAGAAAAAATTCTTTGCCGGTTTCCAAACGAAAAAGTATTACTAGTTGCTCACGGTGCAGTTATCCATACATTATTAACCATAGTGTCAGAAGAATCTCTCAAAATAGAAAAATATTTATCAAATGCTTGTATTAGCAATATTCAGTATAAAGAGAAGCGCTGGGAAGTGAAAAATTACAACTTGGTCGATCATTTAGTGGAGATACATGAATAG